TTACATAATCAATAAACGGCACGAAAATATTATTTTCATCTATTCTAGCTTCGCTAGAAAATAAGGCTTCTGGTATCTCTTGTATTAAAATGTTGTCATCAACTTCAATAAAGTCAGAACATCCATTCTCATCAATCACACTTAATTTAATTGGAAAGTTGCCGGTGAGATCTTTATAGAGATGTATTGGATTTTCAACAGAGTCTAACACTCCGTTAGAAAAGACCCATTCCCATTCAACTATTTCACCGCTCCCTATGATAGTAGAGTCTGAATAGAACACTTCTTCGTTAGAACATGCAACTTTTGTGCTTTGAGTAAAATTCGCTTGCGGACTTTCGTAAACGTGTATAAAATCAGAGAACTCGGTTGTATCAGTATTGTCAACAATAAGCTGTATTGTCTTATTCCCAGCTGTGTTATATACATGGGAAAATGTGGTGGAAGATAAATTAGTATGTGCAAAGCCATCACCTAAATTGATTTTAATACTTGTAGCACCAGGTGCGGTGAAAGTAATTGTAGCTACCACTTGATCACAGCCAGAACCATTTGTAACGGAAAGACTGTTCTGGCCATAAGTAAGGCTAGTGCTATGTATAATAAGAAATAGAAAGAAATATTTGATAAGTCTTTTCATTGTCTATTTTTTCTTGCCTTTTTTATCATCCTTAATAAACCTATATGTAAAGCCCATATTGATAAAGCCAATATTTTCATATCCCGCTTCTAGAAAGAATCCCATATTGTTATCCATAAAATATCGAGCACCGATTGTTCCTCCAAGGTTAAACCCGTTTTTTGTTGCCGTAGCTGAACTGTCACGGATGCTTGAAAAAACGCCAACTTTCTCTTTTGAAAAAGTAGTTCCCGCAATTAGAGTGGCGTACAAGTCAAGTTTTTTAATATCATACTTTAACATATTTGTTAAAACACCATTTAAATGGAACGATGCTCGAACGCCAATGCTGGTGTATTTAAAATGCTTTGTTTCATTCTGCTTTGCTAGGCCTTTTGGAATGGTGTCTTTCGAGCCCTCATTGAATAGTATAGTGTCAACTCCCTTGAATTCATTAAATTTTTTCAAATAGAGACCAGCGCTTATTGATTGCGAAACAGTTTTGTCTAGATTAATTACTAATGGCGGTGAAAATCCTTCGCCGATATAGGAAGCCCCAAAGCTTAATAAATTTGATTTATGGTGATGCGCATCATATCTAACAGTAGTTTTTTCTAAATCCTTTAAGCCTTTTTGAAGTCTATGTAGTTTTATTAAATAAGCTTTCTTTACACCTTCTGGAGTAGACTCTTTTTCTAATTTGTCCAGGTTATAGCTAATAGCCATTTTGATACCTTCTTTATTACTCGATGCTTCTTCGAGCATATCCTGTGTTGAGCCTTTAAGTTTCCTAGGCATGTCTTTTATTTCAAAAACATCACTAACAACGAAAGCAAGGTTTTTCGGATAACCGTCTGTAGCATGTTCGGTAAGTTTCATGTTTTCGGCCTGAAGAATACAATAGTCTATGTCTTCAACCATCTTCGACAATATCCCCTTCGTTACCTTGATAGGCGGTGGCGTGTTCTCTTCATTCTCTTGTGAAAAAACATTTTGAGAAAGAAAAACCGAGAAAATTATGGTAATAATTAAATATGCAGCTCTCATATACTTACAAATATAAAGAAACTGCAACCCCCTGTTTAAATAAAGATGCTCTAAAATAGGGGAGTAATTAACAATTAGGAGACTACTAGTGATAACTGTTTCATTAGTAAAATACTAGAGGGAAGGTGCCTTGTTGAAAATTGCACGATTAATTAATTTTCTTTTTTGGAGATAGTATGAAAATGAAGTGATTAGAACCCCAATACCGTATTGTACACTCCTTTTAAAGTTTATAGATGAAGCATCTGTAAAATATTTTGTTGGACAGGTTATTTCAGCTATTTCATAACCAGCAAAAAATATTTGAGCTAGCATTTGGTTATCGAAAACAAAATCATCCGAATTGGCTTCGTAATTTATATTCTTCAATACCTCTCGTGAAAATGCTCTGTAGCCAGTATGGTATTCTGATAATTTCTGTCCCATTAAAATGTTTTGAGAAAGGGTGAGAAATCGATTAGCTATGTATTTGTAAAGAGGCATACCTCCTTTAAGTGCTCCTTTACCGAGTATTCTGGAGCCTAGAATGCACGGGTATAAATTATTGGCAATTACACTAGCCATGGAAAGAATTAGTTTCGGTGTATACTGATAATCGGGGTGAACCATAATTATTATATCAGCATCTAGTGCCAGTGCCTTTTTATAACATGATTTTTGGTTTCCTCCATATCCTTTATTCGAATCGTGAGAAACAATGTGCTTTATCCCCAACGATTTGGCAACATTTAGCGTGTCATCGCTACTGCAATCGTCAACAAGAATAACTTCATCAACAATATCTAAAGGGATTTCGTTGTAAGTCTGTGCAATGGTTTTCTCGGCATTGTATGCAGGAAAAACAACGGCAATCTTCTTATCATTCAGCATTATTATTGATTCTATTGGTTAGAAGAAGTTGAATTCACTTCTAACTGATTCACTAAATTAAGGTAATATAAGTGCTTTTCTTGATCACCTAAATGAAAGTATACGGCGCTTAAATTCCTAAGTACTTTTATATCATTTGGACGAAGTTTCAGTACTCTTTCGAAAATTATTATTGCATTTTCATTATCACCTTTAATACCATAGGCGACCCCTATATTATCTAACAAGCCTCTGTTATTTGGTTCCTTATTCAATCCTTGCTGAAAGTATATCAGAGCCATGTCTATATTCTGCATTTTTTCTCCATAAATCCGCCCTATTCGATTATATATATCGGCCTCATTGTCCGAGAACTTAAGTAATGCTTTATAACTGTCTAGCGCTACTTGATATTGTCCATTTGAGGTGCATAATTCTCCAACATGTTTTAGGTTTTGGAGGGCATCAACATAGTTGAAGTGAATACCTGCAGCATAATCATATTTTTTAACGGCTTCTTTATAGTCGCCAATTTCATATAAGGCGTTTCCATGCAAGAGCCAAGAATTACTGTATGTAGGATAAATTTCGATAGACCTCTCAAGATATCCTATGGCTTTATCAATTGCGATTCTTTTTTGTTCAAGGTCCTCTGTGTTTCTCGCTAATTCTATCATAGAGGCACCAGCAGACATATTTACTTTTGCGCTATTGGGAGAAGTAACTACATCTGTCATAAATAGAGAATGATCTGATTCCCAGGCATAATTACGTGCTATTGTTTTGCCTGAAAGTCCAATCATGATAATTACTAATATGCCAATTTGTATTTTAGATTGAAGTATTGGGTCCTTTATGTATTTGGGTAAAATATTTAAAATCCAGTGGGCAATTACAATGCAACCACCAAGAAGGGCAACATGCATAAAGCGCTCGTTCATAAACGTTCCGATAGGAAAAATGAAGTTCGAAGCAAGAGAAAGTCCCGATAAGAATATTAAAATGGAAAGGCTGTAAATGCTTTTTTTTCTGATTCCAGCTAAAGTAAAAATTAGAAGAAAGCAATATGTGAAAAGGGATATATATGCTCTTGCATCATTCCATCTTATTATTGGAATATGAAAAGGATAATAGTCATGTGTTAGAGGGTGGGGAATAAATACGAGTTTAAAGTATAGCCCTAATGTATAAAGTATTGTTGCATACTTATCCGAAGGTATAGCCCCCGTAAAAGGATCATTCATCAATCCTCCATGAGCTCCCATACTAGGACTTCCTAGTAATTGATACCGAAAGATTATATATCCTAACGCGACAATAAATAATGGTGAGATTGCAATGAAGTTTTCCTTGATACTCTTATTCGTTAGAAAGTATATTATGAGGGGTATGATTGCTAGGAAAATGATCGTGTTTTCCTTTGAAAGAAAGGCTAGAAAGAAGAGGATAGATGAGATAATAGCATATTTCGTTTTTCTTTCTTCAAGAAACTTTAGGGTGTAAAATAGAGTTCCAAATGAAAATAGTAACGACAGAATTTCATCCCTACCCTTAATATTGGCAACTACTTCTGTGTGAAGCGGGTGGGCTACAAAAAGAAGGCAAATAACAAATGGCATTGATAGTAGCCATTTTCTTTGCTCGGTTTTGAATAATCTGAATAGGATTGCTAGAAGAAGAGGTCCAGTAAGTGCATTTAGGAGCATGTTGAAGAAGTGACTTATTGAAGGGACTTCTCCGAATAGTTCATATTCGATTGCAAAAGTAATTAGAGATAATGGCCGGTATCGTCCGCCAGCAACTAAATCTTTTTTCTTTCCGTAAAAACCAACAAATAAGTCTGTTGAGAGAATATCTGATATTCCGGCAAATCCTTGTTTGGTAAATTGATTGTGGGTAATAACAATTTTATCATCTAGGGTATAGTCGAAGCTAACTGTATTAACATACAGCAGGCACCCAAGAATGAATAAGATATAATATGGTGTGTTTTTATTGTTCAACTGTTCTTGTTTGGTAAGGATTTTGATTCCTTTCTAATATTTAAAAATAGATAAAAAGAAGGGTAATATTTTGTTAAGTCTATTCGAATTGAAAACATGTTTTGAAACCTTGTTTTTAGCTAGTGAAGCTTAAACCTTCTAAGTTGTTTCGACGTATTATCAAAGCACCAATTCAATCATTAAACTGAATTAGGAGGAAATGAGAATATGATCAGACTTCTATTTACAAATATTTTCGTCTTGTTGCTTTTAAGCAATGCTCTCTCGCAGAACTATAATGCTATAGATTCTATCACTGCGGCAATTACAAAAGCTAAGGATACCCAAGAAGGAACACATTTGTTTAATAGCTTGGCTAGGGAATATTTGTGTTTCCATTATGATTCAGCTCAGATATTTGCCGAAATGGCTCTAACGGAGGCCCGAAATATTGACGATACAGATGAAATAATGGACGCGATGTTTATCCTTGCTCATGTTCATATGAGTAAAGGCGAATTTGACCGTTCGATCTACTATCAAGTTCAGGCTTTTAATTTGAGTACAGAGAAAAATAATGAAAGAGGAATGGCCCTTTCTCAGGCATATCTCAGTCGACTAGATTTAATGGCAAATGATCTTAGTCAAGCAAGGGTACATCTGATGTCCACAAAAAGTTTGATGGAGAAAGTAATGATGCGCGAAGTGAATGCGATATATTATGAAAATTTGGGCCTATTGTTAAATAAAATAGGAGAAATAGATAGTGCGTATGAGATGTTGTCTGAGGCAATGAGCTTGTTTGAGTATATAGATGACAAGGAAAGTATTGCTAGAGTTTTAAATCATTTTGGAGTAATAAATAAAGTAGACAGGAACTACAGTCGAAGCTTAAATAATCATTTATTGGCTTTAGAAATGTATAAAAAATTAAAGCACAAAGAAGGTATGGCATTTTCTCTCTTCTATGCTGGAGAGGTGTATTATGAAGAAGCGGAGTACCATAAAACCATTCAAAGTTTATTTGAGTCGCTTGATATATTCATTGAATTGGGAAATTTCAGGGGAAGGGCTTATTGTTCTAAAGCAATTGGCAAGGTCTACCAAGATCGAGGCGATTTATATAAAGCGATGGAATATTATCTTAAGTCATTAAGTTTTCTGGGTGAATTAGAAGATAAAGGAGTTATAATTCTCGTTCTCCAAGATCTTGGAAATGTTTATTTAGAGATGAATAAACCTAGTAAAACATTGCAAACACTCAACAGGGCTTTGGTTATTTCTGAAGAACTTGACGATGAATTGTCTATAGCAAAGATCCATAGTCTAATTGGACTGTTAGACTTGTCAAAGAACAAGAAAGACAAAGCCTTAGAAAACTGCTTAAAGGCTTTTGGGATATATAAACGACTAAACAATCTAAGAGGTATCTCAGAATCTTCTGCCATTGTTGGTAGAATATATTTTGAAATGGAACAATTTACTAAAGCACAACAATATTTAAATATCAGTCTCACATCGGCTAGGTTTATCGGAAGCTTGGATGTTACCTCCATATATAGCATGATGGCTGTTATTTATGCGAAACAATCAAATTTTGAACAAGCTTATAAATTTAAAACGCTTTATGAATTACTTAATGATAGCCTTCAAAAAGCATTAAATGTTCGGGAAATGTCTGAGCTGAGTGCTAAATATGAAAACGAGAAAAAAGAGAAAGAGATAGAGCTGTTAAAGAAAGATAAAAGGATTCAAGCTTTAGATATTGATCAACAAATGTCCGATTTGGGTTCCCAGAGAACGATTCTAATATCTAGCTTTTTGGGAGTCTCATTATTAGTGTTCCTAGCATTATTCTTGTTGAAAAGAAACAGATTAAGAACAAAGCAAAATTCTGAAATAGTTGCCCAAAAAGAGATAATTGAAGAAAAGAATAAAAGTATAATTGATAGTATTAGATATGCACGTAGAATCCAGAAAGAATTTATGCCAACCGACAAAGAAGTATCAGCCGCTCTCCCAAATTCATTTACGTTCTTTAAACCTAAAGATATTGTTTCGGGCGATTTTTATTTTTTAGAACAAAAGGATGGAAAAGTAATTTTCGCTGTTGTTGACTGTACGGGACATGGGGTTCCGGGAGCGTTCATGAGTATTGTGGGGCATAATTACCTGAACTCCGCGATAAATATTAAAGGTCTTCGTGAGCCAGCTAAAATATTAGATTCTTTGAATGAAGATGTTAATCGGACTTTAAATAAAAAAGGGGATGA
Above is a window of Flavobacteriales bacterium DNA encoding:
- a CDS encoding SpoIIE family protein phosphatase; this translates as MIRLLFTNIFVLLLLSNALSQNYNAIDSITAAITKAKDTQEGTHLFNSLAREYLCFHYDSAQIFAEMALTEARNIDDTDEIMDAMFILAHVHMSKGEFDRSIYYQVQAFNLSTEKNNERGMALSQAYLSRLDLMANDLSQARVHLMSTKSLMEKVMMREVNAIYYENLGLLLNKIGEIDSAYEMLSEAMSLFEYIDDKESIARVLNHFGVINKVDRNYSRSLNNHLLALEMYKKLKHKEGMAFSLFYAGEVYYEEAEYHKTIQSLFESLDIFIELGNFRGRAYCSKAIGKVYQDRGDLYKAMEYYLKSLSFLGELEDKGVIILVLQDLGNVYLEMNKPSKTLQTLNRALVISEELDDELSIAKIHSLIGLLDLSKNKKDKALENCLKAFGIYKRLNNLRGISESSAIVGRIYFEMEQFTKAQQYLNISLTSARFIGSLDVTSIYSMMAVIYAKQSNFEQAYKFKTLYELLNDSLQKALNVREMSELSAKYENEKKEKEIELLKKDKRIQALDIDQQMSDLGSQRTILISSFLGVSLLVFLALFLLKRNRLRTKQNSEIVAQKEIIEEKNKSIIDSIRYARRIQKEFMPTDKEVSAALPNSFTFFKPKDIVSGDFYFLEQKDGKVIFAVVDCTGHGVPGAFMSIVGHNYLNSAINIKGLREPAKILDSLNEDVNRTLNKKGDDNSAKDGMDIALISLDVKNLKVEFAGANSPLYIMREENLIETKGDKFPISSFVSEDPMPFTNHKIDLKKGDLLYLFTDGYADQFGGPLGKKMKYKKLRWILTESAKQPMISQKTHVQNKFGSWQENYEQVDDVLIVGIKV
- a CDS encoding gliding motility-associated C-terminal domain-containing protein translates to MKRLIKYFFLFLIIHSTSLTYGQNSLSVTNGSGCDQVVATITFTAPGATSIKINLGDGFAHTNLSSTTFSHVYNTAGNKTIQLIVDNTDTTEFSDFIHVYESPQANFTQSTKVACSNEEVFYSDSTIIGSGEIVEWEWVFSNGVLDSVENPIHLYKDLTGNFPIKLSVIDENGCSDFIEVDDNILIQEIPEALFSSEARIDENNIFVPFIDYVNESIDAESIHWDFDDPASGELNTSNKDYLEHKFSKEGIYEIELIATNELGCTDTIVQTDSLRLKFKFVNLFTPNGDGINDVFEIIEYGDLLAPLQLFVFNRWGQTVFKSGEYYENNWDGIDMNGNLVSAGTYYYLLNYAGITTWTGWVFINSSTGAE
- a CDS encoding glycosyltransferase family 39 protein produces the protein MNNKNTPYYILFILGCLLYVNTVSFDYTLDDKIVITHNQFTKQGFAGISDILSTDLFVGFYGKKKDLVAGGRYRPLSLITFAIEYELFGEVPSISHFFNMLLNALTGPLLLAILFRLFKTEQRKWLLSMPFVICLLFVAHPLHTEVVANIKGRDEILSLLFSFGTLFYTLKFLEERKTKYAIISSILFFLAFLSKENTIIFLAIIPLIIYFLTNKSIKENFIAISPLFIVALGYIIFRYQLLGSPSMGAHGGLMNDPFTGAIPSDKYATILYTLGLYFKLVFIPHPLTHDYYPFHIPIIRWNDARAYISLFTYCFLLIFTLAGIRKKSIYSLSILIFLSGLSLASNFIFPIGTFMNERFMHVALLGGCIVIAHWILNILPKYIKDPILQSKIQIGILVIIMIGLSGKTIARNYAWESDHSLFMTDVVTSPNSAKVNMSAGASMIELARNTEDLEQKRIAIDKAIGYLERSIEIYPTYSNSWLLHGNALYEIGDYKEAVKKYDYAAGIHFNYVDALQNLKHVGELCTSNGQYQVALDSYKALLKFSDNEADIYNRIGRIYGEKMQNIDMALIYFQQGLNKEPNNRGLLDNIGVAYGIKGDNENAIIIFERVLKLRPNDIKVLRNLSAVYFHLGDQEKHLYYLNLVNQLEVNSTSSNQ
- a CDS encoding glycosyltransferase family 2 protein, giving the protein MLNDKKIAVVFPAYNAEKTIAQTYNEIPLDIVDEVILVDDCSSDDTLNVAKSLGIKHIVSHDSNKGYGGNQKSCYKKALALDADIIIMVHPDYQYTPKLILSMASVIANNLYPCILGSRILGKGALKGGMPLYKYIANRFLTLSQNILMGQKLSEYHTGYRAFSREVLKNINYEANSDDFVFDNQMLAQIFFAGYEIAEITCPTKYFTDASSINFKRSVQYGIGVLITSFSYYLQKRKLINRAIFNKAPSL